From Erigeron canadensis isolate Cc75 chromosome 8, C_canadensis_v1, whole genome shotgun sequence, one genomic window encodes:
- the LOC122579028 gene encoding uncharacterized protein LOC122579028, with the protein MDELVAYYLPQPPPAVQYSYHQPPPPPPGATYPPYNHHQPPPAAAVAQPAIYTTSFQDEVRTLFIAGLPEDVKAREIYNLFREFPGYESCHLRSPTPTQIQPFGFAVFIDQPSAIAALHALNGMVFDLEKGSKLFIDLAKSNSRSKRSRPDDERHGFDKRAKGTSAFSRASDPGVGSVHVPGLNNSAYSMIGYPSAQSHGSFNSRAVNTSARPRNSTAPPCPTIFVANLGPTCTDQELTQVFSRCRGFLKLKVQSTYGTPVAFVDFVDTACSTDALNHLQGTVLYSSVSGEGMRLEFAKSRMGMRSKKSR; encoded by the exons ATGGACGAATTGGTAGCATACTACCTACCACAACCACCACCGGCGGTCCAATACTCataccaccagccaccaccaccaccgccgggAGCGACATATCCACCgtacaaccaccaccaaccaccaccagcagcagcGGTAGCACAGCCTGCTATATATACGACGTCGTTTCAAGATGAAGTTAGAACGTTATTTATAGCAGGACTACCAGAAGACGTAAAAGCTCgtgaaatatataatttgtttcgTGAATTTCCTGGTTATGAATCTTGTCATCTCCGTAGCCCTACACCTACTCAAattcag CCGTTTGGATTTGCGGTATTCATCGATCAGCCGTCTGCTATTGCAGCATTGCACGCTTTAAAt GGTATGGTTTTTGATCTTGAGAAGGGTTCTAAGTTATTTATTGATCTTGCAAAGTCAAATTCAAGGTCTAAACGTTCAAGACCTG ATGATGAAAGACATGGATTTGACAAAAGGGCAAAGGGAACTTCTGCATTTTCAAGGGCTTCTGATCCTG GTGTTGGCAGCGTTCACGTACCTGGATTGAATAATTCTGCTTACAGCATGATTGGTTATCCTTCTGCACAAAG TCATGGAAGCTTCAATAGTAGAGCTGTGAACACTAGTGCAAGACCG AGAAACTCAACCGCACCCCCATGTCCAACAATATTTGTGGCTAATTTGGGACCAACTTGTACTGACCAGGAGCTAACTCAAGTATTTTCAAG ATGCCGAGGATTTCTCAAGTTAAAGGTGCAGAGTACATATGGGACACCGGTGGCATTTGTTGACTTTGtg GATACGGCGTGTTCAACTGACGCGTTAAATCATTTACAAGGCACTGTTTTATACTCATCAGTATCCGGCGAAGGAATGCGGTTAGA ATTTGCTAAATCGCGGATGGGAATGCGAAGTAAGAAGTCTAGGTAA